From Musa acuminata AAA Group cultivar baxijiao chromosome BXJ3-8, Cavendish_Baxijiao_AAA, whole genome shotgun sequence, one genomic window encodes:
- the LOC103993385 gene encoding uncharacterized protein LOC103993385, translated as MFILLLAEALIVAPSVLRSPHLKFFYFKETKVIRKEHILMPFLRSFSGMRLPGVLRQLEQDLETVITVLQPGPLGIIEHKFSAAEVQEAKAIVQSAVENWRRNSAHERNGHVWQQSKSATSQE; from the exons ATGTTCATATTGCTCCTCGCGGAGGCTCTCATCGTAGCGCCTTCTGTTCTCAGATCTCCGCACCTAAA GTTCTTTTACTTCAAGGAGACAAAGGTAATCAGGAAAGAGCATATCCTGATGCCTTTTCTGAGATCTTTTTCAGGCATGCGATTGCCAGGGGTTCTCAG GCAGTTGGAGCAAGACCTGGAGACTGTAATAACTGTACTGCAGCCAGGACCATTAGGGATCATCGAGCACAAGTTTTCGGCTGCTGAGGTGCAAGAAGCAAAGGCCATAGTCCAAAGCGCAGTTGAGAATTGGCGAAGGAATTCTGCACATGAAAGAAATGGCCACGTTTGGCAGCAATCCAAAAGTGCAACATCACAGGAGTGA
- the LOC103993384 gene encoding zinc finger CCCH domain-containing protein 5, which yields MEMNEPGSAAKGPRPDPDAALEESMWRLGLGEGSSSYPERPGEPDCSHYVRTGSCSYGERCRYNHPRDHGALTGAGTGRTGAVEYLERADQPVCEYYMKTGTCKFGATCKYRHPRQGSGSIPPVLLNDCGYPLRPGEKECSYYMKTGHCKFGSTCKFHHPQQAEALVPSPAPAFYSPVQPLSIPSPQQYPPMVTWQFTRPSVFPGSYMPGPYAPMLLSSGVVPVQGWNPYPVPMSSVVSHGGHQAVQAGQVYGLPNQPFPSMPAYPGPLTPVSSSVGPSNASLRGDKFPERPGQPECQFYMRTGDCKFGATCKYHHPPDWSISKGNCVLSPLGLPLRPGAQLCNYYAQHGMCKFGTTCKFDHPMGTLSCSPSASSLFDMPVSPYPIGLSVATFAPSSSSSELQPEFSSSKESFSSKMSFGSTSSGSIGTLFSNTGYLPHLFIRHQTPTSSSGGFIAPGGEISSSS from the exons ATGGAGATGAACGAGCCCGGCTCCGCCGCCAAAGGCCCCCGCCCCGATCCCGACGCCGCCCTTGAAG AATCCATGTGGAGGTTGGGACTGGGCGAGGGCAGTTCTTCCTACCCGGAGAGGCCTGGTGAGCCGGACTGCTCCCACTACGTGCGTACCGGATCGTGCAGCTACGGCGAGAGGTGCCGCTACAATCACCCCCGTGATCACGGAGCT TTAACTGGGGCTGGAACTGGAAGGACCGGGGCTGTTGAGTATCTGGAGCGAGCGGATCAACCTGTATGTGAG TATTATATGAAAACTGGAACTTGCAAATTTGGTGCTACTTGCAAGTATCGCCACCCCAGGCAAGGAAGTGGATCCATCCCTCCGGTCTTGTTAAATGACTGTGGATACCCACTGCGGCCG GGGGAGAAGGAATGCTCCTATTACATGAAGACTGGCCATTGTAAGTTTGGTTCAACTTGTAAATTCCATCACCCACAACAAGCTGAGGCTTTGGTGCCCTCGCCTGCACCTGCATTTTATTCACCGGTGCAGCCTCTGTCAATTCCTTCACCTCAACAGTATCCACCCATGGTTACTTGGCAGTTCACCAGGCCTTCAGTGTTCCCTGGTTCATATATGCCAGGACCTTATGCTCCCATGCTGCTCTCTTCAGGAGTTGTTCCAGTTCAGGGCTGGAATCCTTATCCG GTGCCTATGAGTTCGGTAGTTTCTCATGGAGGTCACCAAGCAGTTCAAGCTGGACAAGTATATGGGTTACCAAACCAGCCATTTCCTTCGATGCCTGCTTACCCTGGGCCTCTCACACCAGTATCCTCTTCGGTCGGCCCTTCAAATGCTAGTCTTAGAGGAGATAAGTTTCCAGAGAGACCTGGCCAACCAGAGTGCCAATTCTACATGAGGACAGGAGACTGCAAATTTGGAGCTACATGTAAATATCATCATCCTCCAgactggagcatatcaaagggaaACTGTGTTCTTAGCCCCCTTGGCCTCCCACTTCGTCCG GGGGCTCAACTTTGCAATTACTATGCACAACACGGAATGTGCAAGTTTGGGACAACATGCAAATTCGATCATCCAATGGGAACTCTGAGCTGTAGTCCTTCTGCATCTTCACTCTTTGACATGCCAGTTTCTCCCTACCCTATTGGATTATCTGTTGCTACCTTCGCCCCATCCTCATCATCCTCAGAGCTACAACCTGAATTCAGTTCCAGTAAGGAATCTTTCTCTAGCAAAATGTCATTCGGGAGCACATCTAGTGGTTCTATCGGTACATTATTTTCTAATACGGGTTACCTTCCCCACTTGTTTATCCGGCATCAAACCCCTACGTCGAGTAGTGGTGGTTTCATTGCACCCGGTGGTGAAATCTCAAGTTCAAGCTGA
- the LOC103993386 gene encoding putative serine/threonine-protein kinase, with translation MSSSIAAIVGAAAGGLALLAIIIGFLWFYILCCRTPANKSSETGSSDPSNPVEWGRRDRISCAGCGLASEHQGARQFTLEELEEATKNFSESNIVGTGSFGMVYKGLLLDGTIVAIKRRVSVPRQAFIEQVMILSEIRHRNLVTLIGYCQEGGLQMLVFEYLPNGSVSNHLYDSEQHSLTRLEFKQRLAVAIGAAKGLAHLHSLSPPLVHQDFKTSNVLVDENFIAKVADAGFFKLLQGSGEVGPQGSSNIFQDPGVGELQGFSEASDIYSFGVFLLELISGIEVTHCISQDSYSFLVQWVEAHMGSNDLIDRRLESGFTSEGMKELIALTFQCLNPSEHSRPKMRAVVVELDRILETEMALTTVMGDGTAIVTLGSQLFTSA, from the exons ATGTCAAGTTCGATTGCAGCCATAGTTGGAGCTGCTGCAGGTGGCCTTGCATTGTTGGCGATCATCATTGGGTTTCTGTGGTTCTACATTTTGTGTTGTAGGACCCCTGCAAATAAAAGTTCTGAGACTGGTTCTTCGGACCCATCTAATCCAG TGGAATGGGGTAGGAGAGATCGGATATCATGTGCTGGTTGTGGTCTTGCAAGCGAACATCAGGGTGCCAGGCAATTTACTCTAGAAGAATTGGAAGAAGCCACCAAGAACTTTAGTGAAAGCAACATTGTTGGTACTGGCAGTTTCGGTATGGTGTACAAGGGTTTGCTTCTTGATGGGACCATTGTAGCGATAAAAAGGCGTGTAAGTGTTCCAAGGCAGGCGTTTATTGAACAG GTTATGATTTTATCAGAAATCAGGCATCGCAATCTAGTTACTCTTATTGGTTATTGTCAGGAAGGTGGTCTGCAAATGCTCGTTTTTGAATATTTGCCTAATGGAAGTGTCTCCAATCACTTGTATG ATAGTGAACAACATTCCCTTACAAGGCTTGAATTTAAACAAAGGCTTGCAGTAGCTATTGGAGCAGCCAAAG GATTAGCCCATCTGCACAGTCTTTCACCTCCTTTAGTACATCAAGACTTCAAAACAAGCAACGTCTTGGTTGACGAGAACTTTATTGCAAAAGTTGCTGATGCAGGTTTTTTTAAATTACTACAAGGAAGTGGAGAAGTTGGACCTCAAGGAAGTAGCAATATCTTCCAAGATCCAGG GGTTGGAGAATTACAGGGATTTTCTGAAGCCAGTGATATTTATAGCTTTGGGGTGTTTCTTCTAGAGCTCATAAGTGGCATCGAAGTGACACATTGCATCTCTCAAGATTCATACAGTTTCTTAGTCCAGTGG GTGGAAGCACATATGGGCTCAAATGATCTCATTGATCGCCGGCTAGAGAGTGGTTTTACTTCTGAAGGGATGAAAGAGCTAATTGCACTGACTTTTCAATGCTTGAATCCATCCGAGCACAGCCGTCCAAAGATGAGAGCTGTTGTTGTAGAGCTTGACCGGATTCTTGAGACAGAGATGGCACTGACAACGGTCATGGGTGACGGCACAGCGATAGTCACCCTCGGAAGCCAGTTATTTACTTCAGCATGA
- the LOC135645006 gene encoding glutaredoxin-C1-like, which yields MDRVRRLASQRAVVVFSLSSCCMCHAIKRLFCELGVNPAVHELDEDPKGKDMERALANMLGRSPPVPAVFIGGNLVGPTDEVMALHLGGKLVPLLRNAGALWL from the coding sequence ATGGATAGGGTGAGGAGGTTGGCGTCGCAGAGGGCGGTGGTGGTCTTCAGCCTGAGCTCCTGCTGCATGTGCCACGCCATCAAGCGGCTCTTCTGCGAGCTGGGTGTGAACCCGGCCGTCCACGAGCTGGACGAGGACCCCAAGGGGAAGGACATGGAGCGAGCGCTGGCCAACATGCTGGGCCGCAGCCCCCCCGTGCCCGCCGTGTTCATCGGCGGCAACCTCGTTGGCCCGACCGACGAGGTCATGGCACTCCACCTCGGCGGCAAGCTCGTGCCGCTGCTCCGCAACGCCGGAGCACTCTGGCTCTGA